From a region of the Corallococcus coralloides DSM 2259 genome:
- a CDS encoding NAD-dependent protein deacetylase, with the protein MTLLSDSPVAALPPEAGVDALAKLLRGRRVVVLTGAGISTESGIPDYRGPETRHKVRNPIQHREFLHQPEVRQRYWARSLLGWPRFTTARPNDGHFALVALEKAGVVPGLITQNVDGLHSAAGSERVLELHGALSRVRCLACGAHEPRASLQARMLGLNPGFAHTVVELRPDGDAELSQEAVEGFRVPACTRCGGTLKPDVVFFGDNVAAPLVQDAFALVEEGDALLVVGSSLTVYSGYRFVTRAAERHMPIGILNIGESRGDGLADVRVEARAGEVLPRLAQALTRS; encoded by the coding sequence ATGACGCTCCTCTCGGACTCCCCTGTCGCCGCCCTCCCGCCGGAAGCCGGCGTGGACGCCCTGGCCAAGCTGCTGCGCGGACGCCGCGTCGTGGTGCTCACCGGAGCCGGAATCAGCACCGAGTCCGGCATCCCCGACTATCGCGGCCCGGAGACGCGCCACAAGGTGCGCAACCCCATCCAGCACCGCGAGTTCCTGCACCAGCCGGAGGTGCGTCAGCGCTACTGGGCGCGCAGCCTGCTGGGCTGGCCGCGCTTCACCACCGCCCGGCCCAACGACGGGCACTTCGCGCTCGTCGCGCTGGAGAAGGCGGGCGTGGTGCCCGGGCTCATCACCCAGAACGTGGACGGCCTGCATTCCGCCGCGGGCAGTGAGCGCGTGCTGGAGCTGCACGGCGCGCTGTCGCGGGTGCGCTGCCTGGCGTGTGGCGCGCACGAGCCGCGCGCGTCGCTCCAGGCGCGGATGCTGGGCCTCAACCCGGGCTTCGCGCACACCGTCGTGGAGCTGCGTCCGGACGGCGACGCGGAGCTGTCGCAGGAGGCCGTGGAGGGCTTCCGCGTCCCCGCGTGCACGCGCTGTGGCGGGACGCTGAAGCCGGACGTGGTGTTCTTCGGTGACAACGTCGCGGCGCCGCTGGTGCAGGACGCGTTCGCGCTCGTGGAGGAGGGGGACGCGCTGCTGGTGGTGGGCTCGTCGCTGACGGTCTACTCCGGCTACCGCTTCGTCACGCGCGCGGCGGAGCGGCACATGCCCATTGGCATCCTCAACATCGGGGAGAGCCGGGGCGACGGGCTCGCGGATGTGCGCGTGGAGGCGCGAGCGGGGGAGGTATTGCCCCGGCTCGCCCAGGCGCTGACCCGCAGCTGA